Proteins encoded in a region of the Rutidosis leptorrhynchoides isolate AG116_Rl617_1_P2 chromosome 9, CSIRO_AGI_Rlap_v1, whole genome shotgun sequence genome:
- the LOC139867092 gene encoding microtubule-destabilizing protein 60-like isoform X2 — protein MESNGGVVAAAVTVTPSKSKDANQSKSPENVNPNVTSPNLKASNSPAIKSANKLQKSAMKKPNPICSPKNKIRERKFVVAKKNSKREKDKTLVSVECKCKAAGNTNRCLCVAYETLRASQEEFFKIRSEVAESNADLVTDVVVEMPGEKRKSIPEPGSGRVMSLIKAFENKLTLPKSDDEKGDEVEEVEDKSESDSKWELGSVSFSASDLLMTADNLRLRSRVSSSLDCKRERRSSGVRQSRRNSSESALTNGGSRWKRRAVRATSQQPFKLRTEQRGRSKQEEFMKKVKEMMIEQEKQRVPIAQRLPLTTDEPECLVKPPVKESTRPVDLVLHSDVRAVERAEFDHQVQEKLSFIEEYKLERERQQKLEEEEELRRLRKELVPKAQPMPYFDRPFIPRRSEKQPTIPKEPKFHNHPQHKKIKCCSMSWSDNNDLFCA, from the exons ATGGAATCGAACGGCGGTGTAGTGGCAGCGGCTGTGACGGTAACACCGTCAAAGTCAAAGGATGCTAATCAGTCAAAATCGCCGGAGAATGTAAACCCTAACGTTACAAGCCCTAATTTGAAAGCTTCAAATTCGCCAGCTATCAAATCAGCGAATAAACTTCAGAAATCGGCAATGAAGAAGCCAAATCCGATCTGTTCACCTAAAAATAAGATCCGTGAGAGGAAATTTGTGGTGGCAAAGAAGAATTCAAAAAGAGAGAAAGATAAAACCCTAGTTTCAGTTGAGTGTAAGTGTAAGGCTGCTGGTAATACTAATAGGTGTTTGTGTGTTGCTTATGAGACACTTAGGGCTTCTCAAGAGGAGTTCTTTAAGATCCGGAGTGAAGTTGCGGAATCGAACGCTGATTTAGTAACCGATGTGGTTGTCGAAATGCCTGGCGAAAAGAGAAAGAGTATTCCTGAACCTGGATCGGGACGAGTGATGAGTTTGATTAAGGCGTTTGAGAATAAACTTACGTTACCGAAATCCGATGATGAGAAAGGGGATGAGGTGGAGGAAGTTGAGGATAAATCTGAAAGTGATTCGAAATGGGAATTGGGTTCTGTGTCATTTTCTGCATCGGATCTTTTAATGACCGCTGATAATTTGAGATTGAGATCACGTGTTTCTTCTTCGTTAGATTGTAAGCGTGAGAG GAGATCAAGTGGTGTGAGGCAAAGCAGACGAAAT AGCTCTGAATCAGCTTTAACTAATGGTGGTAGCAGGTGGAAACGGAGGGCAGTGAGAGCTACTTCCCAGCAACCATTTAAACTTAGAACAGAG CAAAGAGGAAGATCGAAACAGGAAGAATTCATGAAAAAAGTTAAGGAAATGATGATTGAACAAGAAAAGCAACGAGTTCCCATTGCTCAACGCCTCCCATTGACAACAGATGAACCCGAG TGCCTGGTGAAACCACCTGTGAAAGAAAGTACACGACCGGTTGATTTGGTATTGCACAGTGATGTGAGGGCTGTTGAGCGTGCTGAATTTGACCATCAG GTGCAAGAAAAGCTTTCATTTATTGAAGAGTACAAATTGGAAAGAGAAAGGCAGCAGAAG TTGGAAGAAGAGGAAGAATTAAGGAGGTTAAGGAAGGAACTTGTACCAAAGGCTCAACCAATGCCTTACTTTGACAGACCTTTTATCCCAAGAAG
- the LOC139867092 gene encoding microtubule-destabilizing protein 60-like isoform X3, with protein MESNGGVVAAAVTVTPSKSKDANQSKSPENVNPNVTSPNLKASNSPAIKSANKLQKSAMKKPNPICSPKNKIRERKFVVAKKNSKREKDKTLVSVECKCKAAGNTNRCLCVAYETLRASQEEFFKIRSEVAESNADLVTDVVVEMPGEKRKSIPEPGSGRVMSLIKAFENKLTLPKSDDEKGDEVEEVEDKSESDSKWELGSVSFSASDLLMTADNLRLRSRVSSSLDCKRESRRSSGVRQSRRNSSESALTNGGSRWKRRAVRATSQQPFKLRTEQRGRSKQEEFMKKVKEMMIEQEKQRVPIAQRLPLTTDEPECLVKPPVKESTRPVDLVLHSDVRAVERAEFDHQVQEKLSFIEEYKLERERQQKLEEEEELRRLRKELVPKAQPMPYFDRPFIPRRKATYNTKRAKVSQPPSA; from the exons ATGGAATCGAACGGCGGTGTAGTGGCAGCGGCTGTGACGGTAACACCGTCAAAGTCAAAGGATGCTAATCAGTCAAAATCGCCGGAGAATGTAAACCCTAACGTTACAAGCCCTAATTTGAAAGCTTCAAATTCGCCAGCTATCAAATCAGCGAATAAACTTCAGAAATCGGCAATGAAGAAGCCAAATCCGATCTGTTCACCTAAAAATAAGATCCGTGAGAGGAAATTTGTGGTGGCAAAGAAGAATTCAAAAAGAGAGAAAGATAAAACCCTAGTTTCAGTTGAGTGTAAGTGTAAGGCTGCTGGTAATACTAATAGGTGTTTGTGTGTTGCTTATGAGACACTTAGGGCTTCTCAAGAGGAGTTCTTTAAGATCCGGAGTGAAGTTGCGGAATCGAACGCTGATTTAGTAACCGATGTGGTTGTCGAAATGCCTGGCGAAAAGAGAAAGAGTATTCCTGAACCTGGATCGGGACGAGTGATGAGTTTGATTAAGGCGTTTGAGAATAAACTTACGTTACCGAAATCCGATGATGAGAAAGGGGATGAGGTGGAGGAAGTTGAGGATAAATCTGAAAGTGATTCGAAATGGGAATTGGGTTCTGTGTCATTTTCTGCATCGGATCTTTTAATGACCGCTGATAATTTGAGATTGAGATCACGTGTTTCTTCTTCGTTAGATTGTAAGCGTGAGAG CAGGAGATCAAGTGGTGTGAGGCAAAGCAGACGAAAT AGCTCTGAATCAGCTTTAACTAATGGTGGTAGCAGGTGGAAACGGAGGGCAGTGAGAGCTACTTCCCAGCAACCATTTAAACTTAGAACAGAG CAAAGAGGAAGATCGAAACAGGAAGAATTCATGAAAAAAGTTAAGGAAATGATGATTGAACAAGAAAAGCAACGAGTTCCCATTGCTCAACGCCTCCCATTGACAACAGATGAACCCGAG TGCCTGGTGAAACCACCTGTGAAAGAAAGTACACGACCGGTTGATTTGGTATTGCACAGTGATGTGAGGGCTGTTGAGCGTGCTGAATTTGACCATCAG GTGCAAGAAAAGCTTTCATTTATTGAAGAGTACAAATTGGAAAGAGAAAGGCAGCAGAAG TTGGAAGAAGAGGAAGAATTAAGGAGGTTAAGGAAGGAACTTGTACCAAAGGCTCAACCAATGCCTTACTTTGACAGACCTTTTATCCCAAGAAG
- the LOC139867092 gene encoding microtubule-destabilizing protein 60-like isoform X1: MESNGGVVAAAVTVTPSKSKDANQSKSPENVNPNVTSPNLKASNSPAIKSANKLQKSAMKKPNPICSPKNKIRERKFVVAKKNSKREKDKTLVSVECKCKAAGNTNRCLCVAYETLRASQEEFFKIRSEVAESNADLVTDVVVEMPGEKRKSIPEPGSGRVMSLIKAFENKLTLPKSDDEKGDEVEEVEDKSESDSKWELGSVSFSASDLLMTADNLRLRSRVSSSLDCKRESRRSSGVRQSRRNSSESALTNGGSRWKRRAVRATSQQPFKLRTEQRGRSKQEEFMKKVKEMMIEQEKQRVPIAQRLPLTTDEPECLVKPPVKESTRPVDLVLHSDVRAVERAEFDHQVQEKLSFIEEYKLERERQQKLEEEEELRRLRKELVPKAQPMPYFDRPFIPRRSEKQPTIPKEPKFHNHPQHKKIKCCSMSWSDNNDLFCA, translated from the exons ATGGAATCGAACGGCGGTGTAGTGGCAGCGGCTGTGACGGTAACACCGTCAAAGTCAAAGGATGCTAATCAGTCAAAATCGCCGGAGAATGTAAACCCTAACGTTACAAGCCCTAATTTGAAAGCTTCAAATTCGCCAGCTATCAAATCAGCGAATAAACTTCAGAAATCGGCAATGAAGAAGCCAAATCCGATCTGTTCACCTAAAAATAAGATCCGTGAGAGGAAATTTGTGGTGGCAAAGAAGAATTCAAAAAGAGAGAAAGATAAAACCCTAGTTTCAGTTGAGTGTAAGTGTAAGGCTGCTGGTAATACTAATAGGTGTTTGTGTGTTGCTTATGAGACACTTAGGGCTTCTCAAGAGGAGTTCTTTAAGATCCGGAGTGAAGTTGCGGAATCGAACGCTGATTTAGTAACCGATGTGGTTGTCGAAATGCCTGGCGAAAAGAGAAAGAGTATTCCTGAACCTGGATCGGGACGAGTGATGAGTTTGATTAAGGCGTTTGAGAATAAACTTACGTTACCGAAATCCGATGATGAGAAAGGGGATGAGGTGGAGGAAGTTGAGGATAAATCTGAAAGTGATTCGAAATGGGAATTGGGTTCTGTGTCATTTTCTGCATCGGATCTTTTAATGACCGCTGATAATTTGAGATTGAGATCACGTGTTTCTTCTTCGTTAGATTGTAAGCGTGAGAG CAGGAGATCAAGTGGTGTGAGGCAAAGCAGACGAAAT AGCTCTGAATCAGCTTTAACTAATGGTGGTAGCAGGTGGAAACGGAGGGCAGTGAGAGCTACTTCCCAGCAACCATTTAAACTTAGAACAGAG CAAAGAGGAAGATCGAAACAGGAAGAATTCATGAAAAAAGTTAAGGAAATGATGATTGAACAAGAAAAGCAACGAGTTCCCATTGCTCAACGCCTCCCATTGACAACAGATGAACCCGAG TGCCTGGTGAAACCACCTGTGAAAGAAAGTACACGACCGGTTGATTTGGTATTGCACAGTGATGTGAGGGCTGTTGAGCGTGCTGAATTTGACCATCAG GTGCAAGAAAAGCTTTCATTTATTGAAGAGTACAAATTGGAAAGAGAAAGGCAGCAGAAG TTGGAAGAAGAGGAAGAATTAAGGAGGTTAAGGAAGGAACTTGTACCAAAGGCTCAACCAATGCCTTACTTTGACAGACCTTTTATCCCAAGAAG